In Myxococcales bacterium, one genomic interval encodes:
- a CDS encoding NUDIX domain-containing protein → MKQRRSPVRPRDAASLVMVRKHRGQPQVLMGKRPAKDRFMPDVYVFPGGRVENSDASLVAGTELPDRELVRTAARATRRRARMLAVAAVRETFEETGLLVGKRVAGEIRPDLDRLRLIARAITPTDSPIRYDARFFLVPGELAKGRLRSNGELLDLCWFSFEQARKLPIISVTELVLDEALYRLARRPFRGIPLIFWRGEATQVRYRREFG, encoded by the coding sequence ATGAAACAACGTCGTTCACCGGTGCGGCCCCGGGATGCCGCGAGTTTGGTGATGGTGCGCAAACATCGAGGCCAGCCTCAAGTCCTGATGGGGAAGCGTCCTGCAAAAGACCGCTTCATGCCCGACGTGTACGTGTTTCCAGGCGGTCGAGTGGAAAACTCCGATGCGAGCCTGGTCGCGGGTACTGAGCTGCCGGATCGAGAACTCGTGCGCACTGCCGCACGCGCAACCCGCCGACGCGCGCGAATGCTGGCTGTGGCGGCCGTTCGCGAAACCTTCGAAGAAACGGGTCTGTTGGTCGGCAAGCGGGTTGCCGGCGAGATCCGGCCCGACCTCGATCGCCTTCGGCTCATCGCCCGGGCCATCACCCCAACCGATTCACCGATCCGATACGACGCTCGCTTTTTCCTGGTCCCGGGCGAGCTTGCGAAAGGCCGCCTGCGGAGCAATGGCGAACTACTCGATCTTTGCTGGTTCAGTTTCGAGCAGGCCCGCAAGCTTCCCATCATCTCGGTTACGGAACTGGTTCTCGATGAAGCGCTGTATCGTCTCGCCCGCCGACCGTTCCGCGGAATTCCGTTGATTTTCTGGCGGGGCGAAGCGACCCAGGTGCGATACCGACGCGAGTTCGGCTGA
- the gmd gene encoding GDP-mannose 4,6-dehydratase: protein MNDKIALITGVTGQDGSYLAELLLDKGYDVHGIARRTSLFNRARVEDRVRQARKDGQVYELHYGDMGDSSSINRILGKVRPTELYNLAAQSHVGVSFDQPEYTSDVDATGVLRLLEGIRSLDLTSRFYQASTSELFGKAEEVPQSESTPFHPRSPYGVAKLYGYWIVRNYREAYGMHASNGILFNHESPRRGENFVTRKVTLGLARIRAGMQQTLSMGNMDAKRDWGYAKDFVEMMWMMLQCDEPGDYVVATGETHTVREFIVSAARIAGMGIEWEGSGVDEVGRDDKSGKVIVDIDRRFYRPAEVDILLGDPTKAKQRLGWEPKVKFQELVEIMMKADLDLLAR, encoded by the coding sequence ATGAACGACAAGATTGCGCTGATTACCGGAGTCACCGGTCAGGACGGGTCTTATCTCGCTGAATTGCTCCTGGACAAGGGATATGACGTCCACGGAATCGCGCGGAGGACGTCGCTCTTCAATCGCGCCCGGGTAGAAGACCGAGTTCGGCAGGCGCGAAAGGACGGCCAGGTTTACGAACTTCACTACGGGGACATGGGAGATTCCAGCAGCATCAATCGTATCCTCGGCAAGGTGCGACCGACCGAGTTGTACAATCTGGCGGCCCAGTCCCATGTGGGCGTGTCCTTTGATCAGCCCGAGTACACCTCGGACGTGGATGCGACCGGGGTGTTGCGGCTCCTCGAAGGGATTCGTTCCCTCGACTTGACGAGTCGGTTCTACCAAGCGTCAACTTCCGAACTCTTCGGCAAGGCCGAGGAAGTGCCGCAATCCGAGTCGACTCCCTTCCATCCGCGATCGCCCTATGGAGTGGCCAAGCTGTACGGATACTGGATCGTGCGCAACTACCGCGAAGCGTATGGGATGCACGCGAGCAACGGGATCCTCTTCAATCACGAGTCCCCGAGACGGGGTGAGAACTTTGTCACGCGAAAGGTGACGCTCGGGCTGGCGCGCATCAGGGCGGGTATGCAGCAGACCTTGTCGATGGGCAACATGGATGCGAAACGCGATTGGGGCTACGCAAAAGACTTCGTCGAGATGATGTGGATGATGCTGCAATGCGATGAGCCCGGGGACTACGTCGTGGCCACGGGCGAAACCCACACCGTGCGCGAATTCATCGTCAGCGCGGCACGAATCGCCGGCATGGGCATCGAATGGGAAGGCAGCGGCGTGGACGAAGTAGGGCGAGACGACAAGTCGGGCAAGGTGATCGTCGACATCGACCGGCGGTTCTACCGCCCGGCCGAAGTCGATATTCTGCTCGGCGATCCCACCAAGGCCAAACAGCGCCTCGGTTGGGAGCCCAAGGTCAAGTTCCAGGAACTGGTCGAAATCATGATGAAGGCCGATCTCGATCTACTTGCTCGCTAG
- a CDS encoding class I SAM-dependent methyltransferase produces the protein MEKPCPAELYAKLHTGNPGDLAFYREQCRGAESLLELGCGYGRVLETLAGEDRRLVGLDMNPALLNLARNRLRPGDRVELVQGDMRRFAFRCKFDRILIPYSGLYCLLSEGEVRSCFQRIADHLEPGGRLIFDAYSADAFHRELPTNKGDASDDDEVANIVHDGVAYQVVEQADWSRDEQRLDVVYTYEPRQGGYSVAAPLAHRYLLSDQIAPLLDAAGLRLVSLAGNYDGSPLDDDSDLIVATAELASK, from the coding sequence ATGGAAAAGCCATGTCCCGCGGAGTTGTATGCAAAGCTCCACACCGGGAATCCCGGAGATCTGGCCTTTTATCGCGAGCAGTGTCGAGGCGCAGAAAGCCTCCTCGAACTCGGTTGCGGATACGGCCGTGTACTCGAGACTCTCGCCGGCGAGGATCGCCGGCTGGTTGGCCTGGACATGAACCCGGCGTTGCTCAATCTCGCCAGAAACCGCCTGCGCCCTGGCGATCGCGTCGAACTCGTGCAAGGGGACATGCGACGCTTTGCGTTCCGCTGCAAATTCGATCGCATCTTGATTCCCTACAGCGGATTGTATTGTCTGCTCTCGGAGGGCGAAGTGCGCTCGTGCTTCCAGCGTATCGCCGACCATCTCGAGCCGGGGGGGCGCCTCATTTTCGACGCATACTCAGCCGATGCTTTTCATCGCGAACTTCCGACAAACAAAGGCGACGCTTCTGACGATGACGAAGTCGCCAACATCGTCCACGACGGCGTCGCATACCAGGTGGTGGAACAGGCCGACTGGTCACGCGACGAACAACGACTCGACGTCGTCTACACGTACGAACCTCGCCAAGGTGGGTATTCGGTCGCCGCACCCCTGGCACACCGCTATCTGCTGAGCGACCAGATCGCACCCCTGCTCGATGCAGCCGGCCTGCGGCTCGTGTCGCTCGCCGGAAACTACGACGGATCCCCGCTCGACGACGACTCCGACCTGATTGTCGCCACGGCCGAGCTAGCGAGCAAGTAG